In Oryza sativa Japonica Group chromosome 3, ASM3414082v1, one DNA window encodes the following:
- the LOC4333007 gene encoding calmodulin-binding transcription activator 3 isoform X2 — MAETRKFLMPNQPPDISQMVLEARKRWLRPTEICEILSNYRSFSLSPEPPNRPGSGSLFLFDRKTLRYFRKDGHNWRKKKDGKTVKEAHEKLKAGSIDVLHCYYAHGEENENFQRRTYWLLEEDFTHIVLVHYLEVKGVKQSFSRAKEEIMQLSGADSPSCSNSITSQNQMTPQIMDAAESPISGQISEYEGAEPDNCPASSRYNPLIEMQQPLDGIVMDNILYPSSSAICNQVSGYHGELPPGTSNLNGHTFSHSDIARMFDDSSSGLRDISRTLFDSMPYDEHFSGYANGFMEPTLHSSFSMIEANNLEDSSLLETYTSEALYTNNLSQKEADALSFAGISSPEVNGNKYTEGSTKHPLLKQLSLDLFKIESSGLKKHDSFSRWMSKELGEVVDLGIKSSSDALWSSIEIVNAADGPSAPTNEQLDAYAVSPSLAQDQLFSILDISPSCSYIGLKTKVLVTGTFLASKENVENCKWSCMFGDVEVPAEVLADGSLRCYAPEHQSGRVPFYVTCSNRIACSEVREFEYRDSDAQYMETSHSQANGINEMHLQIRLEKLLTLGPDDNQLLVCGNEKLELINAINSLMLDEKWSDQGSPSGSKDVVTPRNQSLKKLMKEKLHCWLIYKIYDCEKGPNILGKEGQGIIHLAAALGFDWAIRPILVAGVNVNFRDAHGWTALHWAASCGRERTVGVLIANGAAAGALTDPTSEFPSGRTPADLASTNGHKGIAGFLAESALTSHLSALTLKESKDSNAEEACRLTIPEDLPEMNYGQLAVQDSHAESLKDSLSAVRKSAQAAARIFQAFRVESFHRKKVVEYGDDDCGLSDEHTFSLISLQKVKQGQHDTRLHSAAVRIQNKFRGWKGRKEFMIIRQRIVKLQAHVRGHQVRKNYKKVVWSVGIVEKVILRWRRKGRGLRGFRPEKQLEGQTQIQPAKTEDEYDYLQDGRRQAEGRLQRALDRVRSMTQYPEAREQYRRLTTCVAEMQQSRMMQDEMLSEAAGADGSDFMNGLEDLICRDDPQMSAIW; from the exons aTGGCGGAGACACGCAAGTTCTTGATGCCCAACCAGCCCCCGG ATATTTCGCAGATGGTGCTGGAGGCTAGGAAGCGATGGTTGCGACCCACTGAAATATGCGAAATACTCTCAAACTACAGGAGTTTCTCTCTCTCGCCTGAGCCACCAAACAGGCCCGGAA GTGGCTCTCTTTTTCTATTTGACCGCAAAACATTAAGATACTTCAGAAAGGATGGGCATAACTGGAGGAAGAAAAAGGATGGGAAGACCGTTAAAGAAGCTCACGAGAAACTAAAA GCTGGCAGCATTGATGTTCTACACTGCTACTATGCTCATGGAGAGGAAAATGAGAACTTCCAAAGAAGGACCTATTGGCTGTTGGAAGA GGATTTCACGCACATTGTTCTTGTACACTATCTTGAAGTCAAG GGTGTAAAGCAAAGTTTTAGTCGTGCTAAAGAAGAAATTATGCAGTTATCTGGTGCTGATAGTCCATCGTGTTCAAATTCGATTACTAGTCAGAACCAGATGACCCCACAAATAATGGATGCAGCTGAAAGCCCAATTAGTGGGCAGATTTCAGAGTATGAAGGTGCTGAACCAG ATAATTGCCCAGCAAGCTCCAGATACAACCCTCTCATTGAGATGCAGCAGCCTCTGGATGGAATCGTGATGGATAACATTTTATACCCTTCTTCTTCAGCCATCTGTAACCAAG TTTCAGGTTATCATGGTGAATTGCCACCAGGAACATCTAATCTAAATGGTCATACATTTTCTCACAGTGACATAGCTAGAATGTTTGATGATTCCAGCTCTGGGCTAAGAGACATTTCCAGAACCCTGTTTGATTCAATGCCTTACGATGAGCATTTCTCAGGATATGCAAATGGATTCATGGAGCCAACTCTTCATTCTTCTTTTTCCATGATAGAGGCTAACAATCTGGAGGATAGCTCTCTTCTGGAGACATATACATCTGAAGCTCTTTACACTAACAACCTCAGCCAGAAGGAAGCTGATGCACTAAGTTTTGCTGGCATATCATCGCCAGAG GTGAATGGTAATAAATATACTGAAGGAAGCACCAAGCATCCGCTCCTGAAGCAATTGTCATTAGATCTATTTAAGATTGAGTCTTCTGGTTTAAAGAAACATGACAGCTTTTCAAGGTGGATGAGTAAAGAACTTGGAGAGGTGGTTGATTTGGGTATCAAATCAAGTTCTGATGCTCTCTGGAGTAGCATTGAGATTGTGAATGCTGCCGATGGTCCTAGTGCACCAACTAATGAACAGTTAGATGCTTATGCAGTGAGCCCTTCACTTGCGCAAGACCAACTATTCAGCATTCTTGACATTTCACCAAGCTGCTCATATATTGGTTTGAAGACAAAG GTTCTGGTAACTGGTACATTCCTGGCAAGTAAAGAGAATGTGGAAAATTGCAAGTGGTCATGCATGTTTGGGGATGTTGAAGTACCAGCTGAGGTTTTAGCTGATGGTTCCCTACGCTGCTATGCACCAGAACATCAATCTGGAAGAGTTCCCTTTTATGTGACATGCTCAAACAGGATCGCTTGTAGTGAAGTGCGAGAATTCGAGTACCGGGATTCTGATGCTCAGTACATGGAGACATCACATTCTCAAGCCAATGGTATAAATGAAATGCATCTACAAATTCGTCTTGAGAAGCTACTCACTTTGGGGCCAGATGACAATCAACTGCTTGTTTGTGGAAATGAAAAACTTGAGTTAATCAATGCTATAAACTCCCTGATGCTTGATGAGAAATGGTCAGATCAGGGATCACCATCCGGCTCTAAAGATGTTGTCACCCCAAGGAAccaaagtttaaagaaattgatGAAAGAAAAGCTTCATTGTTGGCTTATCTATAAAATATATGATTGTGAGAAGGGCCCAAATATACTGGGAAAGGAAGGACAGGGTATAATTCATTTGGCGGCTGCACTGGGCTTCGATTGGGCTATAAGACCAATACTAGTTGCTGGTGTCAATGTGAACTTTCGGGATGCTCATGGATGGACTGCACTTCATTGGGCTGCGTCTTGTGGAAG AGAGCGAACAGTGGGCGTCCTTATAGCAAATGGAGCTGCAGCAGGTGCATTGACAGATCCTACTTCTGAATTTCCTTCTGGAAGAACTCCAGCCGATTTAGCCTCTACGAATGGACACAAGGGAATTGCCGGTTTTCTCGCGGAATCTGCTTTGACAAGCCATCTGTCAGCACTTACTTTAAAGGAATCAAAAGATAGCAATGCGGAAGAAGCATGCAGATTAACAATTCCTGAAGATCTCCCTGAAATGAATTATGGTCAGCTTGCTGTACAGGATTCTCATGCTGAATCATTAAAGGATTCATTAAGTGCTGTTCGTAAATCCGCTCAAGCTGCAGCTAGGATATTCCAAGCCTTCAGGGTGGAATCATTCCACAGAAAGAAGGTCGTGGAATATGGAGATGATGATTGTGGATTATCTGATGAACACACATTTTCACTTATTTCTCTTCAAAAGGTCAAACAAGGGCAACATGATACACGTTTGCATTCTGCTGCTGTACGTATCCAAAATAAGTTCCGAGGATGGAAGGGAAGAAAGGAGTTTATGATCATTCGCCAGAGAATTGTGAAGTTACAG GCTCATGTGCGAGGACATCAAGTGaggaaaaactataaaaaagtAGTCTGGTCAGTAGGTATTGTCGAGAAAGTTATATTGAGATGGAGGAGAAAGGGACGTGGTTTGCGTGGCTTTCGACCTGAGAAACAATTAGAAGGCCAGACACAAATCCAGCCTGCAAAAACAGAGGATGAATACGATTACTTGCAGGATGGCAGAAGACAGGCTGAAGGCAGACTACAGAGGGCACTGGACCGGGTGCGCTCTATGACACAATACCCAGAAGCAAGAGAACAGTACCGTAGGCTTACAACTTGTGTTGCTGAAATGCAACAGTCCAGG ATGATGCAGGACGAGATGCTAAGTGAGGCAGCTGGTGCTGACGGAAGTGATTTCATGAATGGACTGGAGGACTTGATATGCAGAGACGACCCCCAAATGTCTGCCATTTGGTGA
- the LOC4333007 gene encoding calmodulin-binding transcription activator 3 isoform X1, translating to MAETRKFLMPNQPPDISQMVLEARKRWLRPTEICEILSNYRSFSLSPEPPNRPGSGSLFLFDRKTLRYFRKDGHNWRKKKDGKTVKEAHEKLKAGSIDVLHCYYAHGEENENFQRRTYWLLEEDFTHIVLVHYLEVKGVKQSFSRAKEEIMQLSGADSPSCSNSITSQNQMTPQIMDAAESPISGQISEYEGAEPADNCPASSRYNPLIEMQQPLDGIVMDNILYPSSSAICNQVSGYHGELPPGTSNLNGHTFSHSDIARMFDDSSSGLRDISRTLFDSMPYDEHFSGYANGFMEPTLHSSFSMIEANNLEDSSLLETYTSEALYTNNLSQKEADALSFAGISSPEVNGNKYTEGSTKHPLLKQLSLDLFKIESSGLKKHDSFSRWMSKELGEVVDLGIKSSSDALWSSIEIVNAADGPSAPTNEQLDAYAVSPSLAQDQLFSILDISPSCSYIGLKTKVLVTGTFLASKENVENCKWSCMFGDVEVPAEVLADGSLRCYAPEHQSGRVPFYVTCSNRIACSEVREFEYRDSDAQYMETSHSQANGINEMHLQIRLEKLLTLGPDDNQLLVCGNEKLELINAINSLMLDEKWSDQGSPSGSKDVVTPRNQSLKKLMKEKLHCWLIYKIYDCEKGPNILGKEGQGIIHLAAALGFDWAIRPILVAGVNVNFRDAHGWTALHWAASCGRERTVGVLIANGAAAGALTDPTSEFPSGRTPADLASTNGHKGIAGFLAESALTSHLSALTLKESKDSNAEEACRLTIPEDLPEMNYGQLAVQDSHAESLKDSLSAVRKSAQAAARIFQAFRVESFHRKKVVEYGDDDCGLSDEHTFSLISLQKVKQGQHDTRLHSAAVRIQNKFRGWKGRKEFMIIRQRIVKLQAHVRGHQVRKNYKKVVWSVGIVEKVILRWRRKGRGLRGFRPEKQLEGQTQIQPAKTEDEYDYLQDGRRQAEGRLQRALDRVRSMTQYPEAREQYRRLTTCVAEMQQSRMMQDEMLSEAAGADGSDFMNGLEDLICRDDPQMSAIW from the exons aTGGCGGAGACACGCAAGTTCTTGATGCCCAACCAGCCCCCGG ATATTTCGCAGATGGTGCTGGAGGCTAGGAAGCGATGGTTGCGACCCACTGAAATATGCGAAATACTCTCAAACTACAGGAGTTTCTCTCTCTCGCCTGAGCCACCAAACAGGCCCGGAA GTGGCTCTCTTTTTCTATTTGACCGCAAAACATTAAGATACTTCAGAAAGGATGGGCATAACTGGAGGAAGAAAAAGGATGGGAAGACCGTTAAAGAAGCTCACGAGAAACTAAAA GCTGGCAGCATTGATGTTCTACACTGCTACTATGCTCATGGAGAGGAAAATGAGAACTTCCAAAGAAGGACCTATTGGCTGTTGGAAGA GGATTTCACGCACATTGTTCTTGTACACTATCTTGAAGTCAAG GGTGTAAAGCAAAGTTTTAGTCGTGCTAAAGAAGAAATTATGCAGTTATCTGGTGCTGATAGTCCATCGTGTTCAAATTCGATTACTAGTCAGAACCAGATGACCCCACAAATAATGGATGCAGCTGAAAGCCCAATTAGTGGGCAGATTTCAGAGTATGAAGGTGCTGAACCAG CAGATAATTGCCCAGCAAGCTCCAGATACAACCCTCTCATTGAGATGCAGCAGCCTCTGGATGGAATCGTGATGGATAACATTTTATACCCTTCTTCTTCAGCCATCTGTAACCAAG TTTCAGGTTATCATGGTGAATTGCCACCAGGAACATCTAATCTAAATGGTCATACATTTTCTCACAGTGACATAGCTAGAATGTTTGATGATTCCAGCTCTGGGCTAAGAGACATTTCCAGAACCCTGTTTGATTCAATGCCTTACGATGAGCATTTCTCAGGATATGCAAATGGATTCATGGAGCCAACTCTTCATTCTTCTTTTTCCATGATAGAGGCTAACAATCTGGAGGATAGCTCTCTTCTGGAGACATATACATCTGAAGCTCTTTACACTAACAACCTCAGCCAGAAGGAAGCTGATGCACTAAGTTTTGCTGGCATATCATCGCCAGAG GTGAATGGTAATAAATATACTGAAGGAAGCACCAAGCATCCGCTCCTGAAGCAATTGTCATTAGATCTATTTAAGATTGAGTCTTCTGGTTTAAAGAAACATGACAGCTTTTCAAGGTGGATGAGTAAAGAACTTGGAGAGGTGGTTGATTTGGGTATCAAATCAAGTTCTGATGCTCTCTGGAGTAGCATTGAGATTGTGAATGCTGCCGATGGTCCTAGTGCACCAACTAATGAACAGTTAGATGCTTATGCAGTGAGCCCTTCACTTGCGCAAGACCAACTATTCAGCATTCTTGACATTTCACCAAGCTGCTCATATATTGGTTTGAAGACAAAG GTTCTGGTAACTGGTACATTCCTGGCAAGTAAAGAGAATGTGGAAAATTGCAAGTGGTCATGCATGTTTGGGGATGTTGAAGTACCAGCTGAGGTTTTAGCTGATGGTTCCCTACGCTGCTATGCACCAGAACATCAATCTGGAAGAGTTCCCTTTTATGTGACATGCTCAAACAGGATCGCTTGTAGTGAAGTGCGAGAATTCGAGTACCGGGATTCTGATGCTCAGTACATGGAGACATCACATTCTCAAGCCAATGGTATAAATGAAATGCATCTACAAATTCGTCTTGAGAAGCTACTCACTTTGGGGCCAGATGACAATCAACTGCTTGTTTGTGGAAATGAAAAACTTGAGTTAATCAATGCTATAAACTCCCTGATGCTTGATGAGAAATGGTCAGATCAGGGATCACCATCCGGCTCTAAAGATGTTGTCACCCCAAGGAAccaaagtttaaagaaattgatGAAAGAAAAGCTTCATTGTTGGCTTATCTATAAAATATATGATTGTGAGAAGGGCCCAAATATACTGGGAAAGGAAGGACAGGGTATAATTCATTTGGCGGCTGCACTGGGCTTCGATTGGGCTATAAGACCAATACTAGTTGCTGGTGTCAATGTGAACTTTCGGGATGCTCATGGATGGACTGCACTTCATTGGGCTGCGTCTTGTGGAAG AGAGCGAACAGTGGGCGTCCTTATAGCAAATGGAGCTGCAGCAGGTGCATTGACAGATCCTACTTCTGAATTTCCTTCTGGAAGAACTCCAGCCGATTTAGCCTCTACGAATGGACACAAGGGAATTGCCGGTTTTCTCGCGGAATCTGCTTTGACAAGCCATCTGTCAGCACTTACTTTAAAGGAATCAAAAGATAGCAATGCGGAAGAAGCATGCAGATTAACAATTCCTGAAGATCTCCCTGAAATGAATTATGGTCAGCTTGCTGTACAGGATTCTCATGCTGAATCATTAAAGGATTCATTAAGTGCTGTTCGTAAATCCGCTCAAGCTGCAGCTAGGATATTCCAAGCCTTCAGGGTGGAATCATTCCACAGAAAGAAGGTCGTGGAATATGGAGATGATGATTGTGGATTATCTGATGAACACACATTTTCACTTATTTCTCTTCAAAAGGTCAAACAAGGGCAACATGATACACGTTTGCATTCTGCTGCTGTACGTATCCAAAATAAGTTCCGAGGATGGAAGGGAAGAAAGGAGTTTATGATCATTCGCCAGAGAATTGTGAAGTTACAG GCTCATGTGCGAGGACATCAAGTGaggaaaaactataaaaaagtAGTCTGGTCAGTAGGTATTGTCGAGAAAGTTATATTGAGATGGAGGAGAAAGGGACGTGGTTTGCGTGGCTTTCGACCTGAGAAACAATTAGAAGGCCAGACACAAATCCAGCCTGCAAAAACAGAGGATGAATACGATTACTTGCAGGATGGCAGAAGACAGGCTGAAGGCAGACTACAGAGGGCACTGGACCGGGTGCGCTCTATGACACAATACCCAGAAGCAAGAGAACAGTACCGTAGGCTTACAACTTGTGTTGCTGAAATGCAACAGTCCAGG ATGATGCAGGACGAGATGCTAAGTGAGGCAGCTGGTGCTGACGGAAGTGATTTCATGAATGGACTGGAGGACTTGATATGCAGAGACGACCCCCAAATGTCTGCCATTTGGTGA
- the LOC4333007 gene encoding calmodulin-binding transcription activator 3 isoform X4 encodes MAETRKFLMPNQPPDISQMVLEARKRWLRPTEICEILSNYRSFSLSPEPPNRPGSGSLFLFDRKTLRYFRKDGHNWRKKKDGKTVKEAHEKLKAGSIDVLHCYYAHGEENENFQRRTYWLLEEDFTHIVLVHYLEVKGVKQSFSRAKEEIMQLSGADSPSCSNSITSQNQMTPQIMDAAESPISGQISEYEGAEPDNCPASSRYNPLIEMQQPLDGIVMDNILYPSSSAICNQVSGYHGELPPGTSNLNGHTFSHSDIARMFDDSSSGLRDISRTLFDSMPYDEHFSGYANGFMEPTLHSSFSMIEANNLEDSSLLETYTSEALYTNNLSQKEADALSFAGISSPEVNGNKYTEGSTKHPLLKQLSLDLFKIESSGLKKHDSFSRWMSKELGEVVDLGIKSSSDALWSSIEIVNAADGPSAPTNEQLDAYAVSPSLAQDQLFSILDISPSCSYIGLKTKVLVTGTFLASKENVENCKWSCMFGDVEVPAEVLADGSLRCYAPEHQSGRVPFYVTCSNRIACSEVREFEYRDSDAQYMETSHSQANGINEMHLQIRLEKLLTLGPDDNQLLVCGNEKLELINAINSLMLDEKWSDQGSPSGSKDVVTPRNQSLKKLMKEKLHCWLIYKIYDCEKGPNILGKEGQGIIHLAAALGFDWAIRPILVAGVNVNFRDAHGWTALHWAASCGRERTVGVLIANGAAAGALTDPTSEFPSGRTPADLASTNGHKGIAGFLAESALTSHLSALTLKESKDSNAEEACRLTIPEDLPEMNYGQLAVQDSHAESLKDSLSAVRKSAQAAARIFQAFRVESFHRKKVVEYGDDDCGLSDEHTFSLISLQKVKQGQHDTRLHSAAVRIQNKFRGWKGRKEFMIIRQRIVKLQAHVRGHQVRKNYKKVVWSVGIVEKVILRWRRKGRGLRGFRPEKQLEGQTQIQPAKTEDEYDYLQDGRRQAEGRLQRALDRVRSMTQYPEAREQYRRLTTCVAEMQQSRDEMLSEAAGADGSDFMNGLEDLICRDDPQMSAIW; translated from the exons aTGGCGGAGACACGCAAGTTCTTGATGCCCAACCAGCCCCCGG ATATTTCGCAGATGGTGCTGGAGGCTAGGAAGCGATGGTTGCGACCCACTGAAATATGCGAAATACTCTCAAACTACAGGAGTTTCTCTCTCTCGCCTGAGCCACCAAACAGGCCCGGAA GTGGCTCTCTTTTTCTATTTGACCGCAAAACATTAAGATACTTCAGAAAGGATGGGCATAACTGGAGGAAGAAAAAGGATGGGAAGACCGTTAAAGAAGCTCACGAGAAACTAAAA GCTGGCAGCATTGATGTTCTACACTGCTACTATGCTCATGGAGAGGAAAATGAGAACTTCCAAAGAAGGACCTATTGGCTGTTGGAAGA GGATTTCACGCACATTGTTCTTGTACACTATCTTGAAGTCAAG GGTGTAAAGCAAAGTTTTAGTCGTGCTAAAGAAGAAATTATGCAGTTATCTGGTGCTGATAGTCCATCGTGTTCAAATTCGATTACTAGTCAGAACCAGATGACCCCACAAATAATGGATGCAGCTGAAAGCCCAATTAGTGGGCAGATTTCAGAGTATGAAGGTGCTGAACCAG ATAATTGCCCAGCAAGCTCCAGATACAACCCTCTCATTGAGATGCAGCAGCCTCTGGATGGAATCGTGATGGATAACATTTTATACCCTTCTTCTTCAGCCATCTGTAACCAAG TTTCAGGTTATCATGGTGAATTGCCACCAGGAACATCTAATCTAAATGGTCATACATTTTCTCACAGTGACATAGCTAGAATGTTTGATGATTCCAGCTCTGGGCTAAGAGACATTTCCAGAACCCTGTTTGATTCAATGCCTTACGATGAGCATTTCTCAGGATATGCAAATGGATTCATGGAGCCAACTCTTCATTCTTCTTTTTCCATGATAGAGGCTAACAATCTGGAGGATAGCTCTCTTCTGGAGACATATACATCTGAAGCTCTTTACACTAACAACCTCAGCCAGAAGGAAGCTGATGCACTAAGTTTTGCTGGCATATCATCGCCAGAG GTGAATGGTAATAAATATACTGAAGGAAGCACCAAGCATCCGCTCCTGAAGCAATTGTCATTAGATCTATTTAAGATTGAGTCTTCTGGTTTAAAGAAACATGACAGCTTTTCAAGGTGGATGAGTAAAGAACTTGGAGAGGTGGTTGATTTGGGTATCAAATCAAGTTCTGATGCTCTCTGGAGTAGCATTGAGATTGTGAATGCTGCCGATGGTCCTAGTGCACCAACTAATGAACAGTTAGATGCTTATGCAGTGAGCCCTTCACTTGCGCAAGACCAACTATTCAGCATTCTTGACATTTCACCAAGCTGCTCATATATTGGTTTGAAGACAAAG GTTCTGGTAACTGGTACATTCCTGGCAAGTAAAGAGAATGTGGAAAATTGCAAGTGGTCATGCATGTTTGGGGATGTTGAAGTACCAGCTGAGGTTTTAGCTGATGGTTCCCTACGCTGCTATGCACCAGAACATCAATCTGGAAGAGTTCCCTTTTATGTGACATGCTCAAACAGGATCGCTTGTAGTGAAGTGCGAGAATTCGAGTACCGGGATTCTGATGCTCAGTACATGGAGACATCACATTCTCAAGCCAATGGTATAAATGAAATGCATCTACAAATTCGTCTTGAGAAGCTACTCACTTTGGGGCCAGATGACAATCAACTGCTTGTTTGTGGAAATGAAAAACTTGAGTTAATCAATGCTATAAACTCCCTGATGCTTGATGAGAAATGGTCAGATCAGGGATCACCATCCGGCTCTAAAGATGTTGTCACCCCAAGGAAccaaagtttaaagaaattgatGAAAGAAAAGCTTCATTGTTGGCTTATCTATAAAATATATGATTGTGAGAAGGGCCCAAATATACTGGGAAAGGAAGGACAGGGTATAATTCATTTGGCGGCTGCACTGGGCTTCGATTGGGCTATAAGACCAATACTAGTTGCTGGTGTCAATGTGAACTTTCGGGATGCTCATGGATGGACTGCACTTCATTGGGCTGCGTCTTGTGGAAG AGAGCGAACAGTGGGCGTCCTTATAGCAAATGGAGCTGCAGCAGGTGCATTGACAGATCCTACTTCTGAATTTCCTTCTGGAAGAACTCCAGCCGATTTAGCCTCTACGAATGGACACAAGGGAATTGCCGGTTTTCTCGCGGAATCTGCTTTGACAAGCCATCTGTCAGCACTTACTTTAAAGGAATCAAAAGATAGCAATGCGGAAGAAGCATGCAGATTAACAATTCCTGAAGATCTCCCTGAAATGAATTATGGTCAGCTTGCTGTACAGGATTCTCATGCTGAATCATTAAAGGATTCATTAAGTGCTGTTCGTAAATCCGCTCAAGCTGCAGCTAGGATATTCCAAGCCTTCAGGGTGGAATCATTCCACAGAAAGAAGGTCGTGGAATATGGAGATGATGATTGTGGATTATCTGATGAACACACATTTTCACTTATTTCTCTTCAAAAGGTCAAACAAGGGCAACATGATACACGTTTGCATTCTGCTGCTGTACGTATCCAAAATAAGTTCCGAGGATGGAAGGGAAGAAAGGAGTTTATGATCATTCGCCAGAGAATTGTGAAGTTACAG GCTCATGTGCGAGGACATCAAGTGaggaaaaactataaaaaagtAGTCTGGTCAGTAGGTATTGTCGAGAAAGTTATATTGAGATGGAGGAGAAAGGGACGTGGTTTGCGTGGCTTTCGACCTGAGAAACAATTAGAAGGCCAGACACAAATCCAGCCTGCAAAAACAGAGGATGAATACGATTACTTGCAGGATGGCAGAAGACAGGCTGAAGGCAGACTACAGAGGGCACTGGACCGGGTGCGCTCTATGACACAATACCCAGAAGCAAGAGAACAGTACCGTAGGCTTACAACTTGTGTTGCTGAAATGCAACAGTCCAGG GACGAGATGCTAAGTGAGGCAGCTGGTGCTGACGGAAGTGATTTCATGAATGGACTGGAGGACTTGATATGCAGAGACGACCCCCAAATGTCTGCCATTTGGTGA